The Coregonus clupeaformis isolate EN_2021a chromosome 20, ASM2061545v1, whole genome shotgun sequence genome contains a region encoding:
- the LOC121532839 gene encoding GTP-binding protein Rhes codes for MSLEVKEKTQVRLVFLGAAGVGKTALIRRFLQDTFEPKHRRTVEEMHSKEYDIGGSKVTVEILDTSGSYSFPAMRKLSIQNSDAFALVYAVDDAESLEAVKSLRDEILEVKEDKHIPIVVVGNKADRAGSDRQVAADDVLSTVELDWNNSYVETSAKENDNVMEVFRELLQQTNLPSRLSPALRRRRETFPKGDPKCIRPPMNKTNSCIIS; via the coding sequence ATGTCTCTAGAGGTGAAGGAAAAGACCCAGGTGAGGTTGGTGTTTCTGGGGGCGGCCGGGGTGGGCAAGACGGCCCTGATCCGACGCTTCCTCCAGGATACCTTCGAGCCCAAGCACCGGCGCACCGTGGAGGAGATGCACAGCAAGGAGTACGACATTGGCGGCTCTAAGGTCACTGTGGAGATCCTGGACACCAGCGGCAGCTACTCCTTCCCTGCCATGCGCAAGCTCTCCATACAGAACAGCGATGCCTTCGCCCTGGTCTACGCGGTCGATGACGCAGAGTCGCTGGAGGCCGTCAAGAGCCTCCGCGACGAGATCCTGGAGGTCAAGGAGGACAAGCACATCCCGATCGTGGTGGTGGGCAACAAAGCAGACCGAGCAGGAAGCGACCGGCAGGTGGCAGCTGATGACGTACTGTCAACAGTGGAACTGGACTGGAACAACAGCTACGTGGAGACGTCGGCCAAGGAGAACGACAACGTGATGGAGGTGTTTAGGGAGCTGCTACAGCAGACCAATCTGCCCAGCCGGCTGAGCCCTGCTCTGAGGCGCCGCAGGGAGACCTTTCCCAAAGGAGACCCCAAGTGCATCCGGCCACCCATGAACAAGACCAACTCCTGCATCATCTCCTAA